A single window of Thalassoroseus pseudoceratinae DNA harbors:
- a CDS encoding NAD-dependent succinate-semialdehyde dehydrogenase has product MGNTIQSINPATEETIAEYAETSESELEHCLQTAEEAFEAWRKLKFAERAERLINLAARLQQRKAELARLASLEMGKPVSQAEAEVEKCASVCEFYAHNGGRILERKNVTTDAKESWVQNDPLGPILAIMPWNLPYWQVFRAAVPAIASGNVVVLKHANNVCGVASETAKLFSEAGFPEGVFSVVFLSRERAEHLVASPAIRGVTLTGSERAGRAVAAKAGEHIKPTVLELGGSDPFIVLADADLSKVVPKAVQARTQNTGQSCIAAKRFLVDQAVIGDFQEQFVKQMMQIKVGNPLNKNTDAGPLARSDLRDQLHRQVLETIQAGGRLACGGRNLPGKGWFYEPTVLTDVAPGMPAFDDETFGPVAAVVPFRDISEAIQLANRSSFGLGASLWTTQPDNAIELSSEISAGAVFLNEIVKSDPRIPFGGIKNSGYGRELGEDGMLAFVNRKTVWVG; this is encoded by the coding sequence ATGGGCAATACAATTCAGTCGATCAACCCCGCCACCGAGGAAACAATTGCCGAGTATGCAGAAACCTCTGAGAGTGAACTTGAGCATTGCCTCCAGACGGCGGAAGAAGCATTTGAAGCGTGGCGAAAACTCAAGTTCGCTGAACGGGCGGAGCGTTTGATCAATTTAGCTGCTCGATTACAGCAAAGGAAAGCAGAGTTAGCTCGACTTGCGTCACTCGAGATGGGTAAGCCGGTTTCGCAAGCTGAGGCAGAGGTTGAAAAATGTGCGAGTGTTTGTGAGTTCTACGCACACAATGGCGGACGAATACTAGAACGAAAGAACGTCACAACCGATGCAAAAGAGTCTTGGGTTCAGAACGACCCATTGGGTCCGATCCTAGCAATCATGCCCTGGAATCTCCCATACTGGCAGGTCTTCCGCGCTGCAGTCCCTGCAATTGCTAGTGGCAATGTTGTGGTATTGAAGCATGCAAATAATGTCTGTGGTGTCGCATCGGAGACTGCGAAACTTTTTTCGGAAGCGGGTTTTCCGGAAGGAGTATTCTCAGTTGTTTTCCTTTCGCGTGAGCGCGCGGAACACTTAGTTGCGTCTCCGGCTATTCGTGGTGTCACGCTAACGGGAAGCGAACGTGCCGGTCGTGCTGTCGCGGCGAAGGCGGGAGAGCACATCAAGCCAACTGTACTCGAACTCGGAGGTTCAGATCCGTTCATTGTCTTGGCCGATGCGGATCTATCGAAGGTCGTCCCTAAAGCCGTCCAAGCACGCACTCAGAATACGGGGCAAAGCTGTATCGCCGCGAAACGTTTTTTGGTCGACCAAGCTGTGATTGGCGATTTCCAAGAACAATTTGTGAAGCAAATGATGCAAATTAAGGTCGGAAATCCGCTTAACAAGAACACGGACGCGGGACCACTCGCACGCTCGGACTTGCGGGACCAATTGCATCGGCAAGTTCTCGAAACGATCCAAGCCGGCGGCCGACTCGCTTGCGGTGGTCGAAACCTTCCTGGGAAAGGCTGGTTTTATGAGCCAACTGTCCTCACAGACGTCGCGCCGGGCATGCCCGCGTTTGATGATGAGACATTTGGCCCCGTGGCGGCAGTGGTCCCGTTCCGTGATATCTCGGAGGCCATTCAGTTAGCAAATCGGTCGAGTTTTGGCCTCGGCGCCAGTCTTTGGACCACGCAGCCAGACAATGCCATCGAACTGAGTTCCGAGATTTCGGCCGGCGCGGTCTTCCTCAACGAAATTGTCAAATCCGACCCACGGATTCCCTTTGGCGGAATCAAAAACTCGGGATACGGGCGAGAACTCGGAGAAGATGGAATGCTAGCGTTCGTCAATCGAAAGACAGTTTGGGTGGGTTGA
- a CDS encoding ferritin family protein: protein MNDPIKNSKTSQHADATYEPLRTILERVQQYHQRFRTGIQHDGQCPDSSSKDYLLRWLAATEKSEIELLELITAESKSDILDTWIQYVPDGECIERLESLKLRPEMSLDEVYESTMRFYQSLSMFYTQLAQQVNAETVKEFLQRLVDRYEAHLRTQAWMMRDCDTAS from the coding sequence ATGAATGATCCCATTAAGAATTCTAAGACCAGTCAACACGCGGATGCAACCTACGAACCACTTCGGACAATTCTGGAGCGGGTTCAGCAGTACCATCAGCGGTTTCGAACCGGTATTCAACACGATGGCCAATGTCCTGACAGTTCCAGTAAGGACTACCTTCTGCGTTGGCTTGCAGCGACCGAGAAAAGTGAAATCGAGTTGCTGGAACTGATCACGGCCGAGTCCAAGTCGGATATTCTCGATACGTGGATTCAATACGTCCCTGATGGTGAATGTATCGAACGTCTCGAGTCGTTGAAGTTGCGACCCGAAATGAGCCTCGATGAGGTCTACGAGTCCACAATGAGGTTCTATCAGTCGCTCAGCATGTTCTACACGCAGCTTGCTCAGCAGGTGAATGCAGAAACCGTGAAGGAGTTTCTGCAGCGACTCGTGGACCGTTACGAGGCTCATCTACGGACGCAAGCCTGGATGATGCGGGACTGTGATACCGCATCGTAA
- a CDS encoding bifunctional aminoglycoside phosphotransferase/ATP-binding protein: protein MNRRLAPELYLDVVPITGSIENPQLEGNGLPIDYAVKMKRFNSDQLLQQVAADGDLKQNHIDELAEMLAQFHTNIDTAELDSAYGTSNLIWQAVEGCIAPLQKQLTDEAQLQRLKRISSQLHEHWKCSAANWQMRRENGYIRECHGDLHLGNIALVNGRVTVFDGIDFNPELRWIDVMCEIAFIMMDLEYRNLRPYAYRLLNRYLELTGDYDGVNLLPFYVSYRALVRAKVKAIRWSQNDDQHDIPHEEIQAMDALIRLAEEYSNPGRSPLLITHGFSGSGKTTVTQTALEQHAAIRVRSDVERKRLFNHLIKDANLYSNDATTKTYERLAQVAALVVNTRFPVIADATFLKKDRRARFRHIAERNDVEFIILDLQAPTETLQSRVTARSKQADDVSDADLRVLEMQLTNNEPFEEYERNFVYEIDTTKDIERPIQKMFDHR from the coding sequence TTGAACCGACGACTGGCACCGGAACTCTACTTGGATGTGGTCCCAATCACCGGAAGCATCGAGAATCCACAACTGGAAGGAAATGGACTACCAATTGACTATGCAGTCAAAATGAAGCGTTTCAACTCGGATCAACTCCTCCAACAGGTCGCCGCCGATGGCGACCTGAAACAAAACCACATTGACGAACTGGCGGAGATGCTAGCCCAGTTCCATACAAACATCGACACTGCGGAACTCGATTCAGCGTACGGAACCAGCAATCTGATCTGGCAAGCCGTCGAGGGGTGCATCGCCCCTCTTCAGAAACAACTCACAGACGAGGCCCAGTTGCAGCGGCTCAAACGAATATCAAGCCAACTCCATGAACATTGGAAATGTTCTGCCGCTAACTGGCAGATGCGACGTGAAAACGGCTATATCCGAGAATGTCATGGCGACTTACATTTAGGCAACATTGCTCTCGTGAATGGTAGAGTTACCGTATTTGACGGTATTGACTTCAATCCAGAACTTCGCTGGATCGACGTCATGTGCGAAATTGCTTTCATCATGATGGACCTCGAGTACCGAAATCTTCGTCCATATGCCTATCGACTGCTCAATCGCTATCTCGAACTGACCGGAGACTATGACGGCGTGAACTTGCTTCCATTCTACGTGTCCTATCGTGCGCTCGTCCGCGCAAAAGTGAAGGCAATTCGATGGAGTCAAAACGATGATCAACACGATATTCCGCATGAAGAAATTCAGGCGATGGATGCATTGATACGTTTGGCCGAAGAATACTCGAATCCTGGCCGGTCTCCGTTGCTGATCACTCATGGCTTCTCGGGAAGCGGAAAGACAACGGTGACGCAGACTGCACTTGAACAACATGCCGCAATCCGTGTTCGATCCGATGTCGAACGCAAACGTCTATTTAACCATCTAATCAAAGACGCGAACCTATACTCGAACGATGCAACCACGAAGACTTACGAACGGCTTGCCCAAGTTGCGGCATTGGTAGTTAACACTCGCTTCCCAGTCATTGCTGATGCGACATTCCTTAAAAAAGACCGCCGAGCACGGTTTCGCCATATTGCAGAACGTAATGACGTCGAATTCATCATTCTCGACCTACAAGCCCCCACCGAAACTCTACAGTCACGTGTCACTGCACGAAGCAAGCAAGCCGATGACGTTTCCGACGCGGATCTGCGAGTACTCGAAATGCAACTCACGAACAATGAACCGTTTGAGGAATACGAACGCAACTTCGTGTACGAGATCGATACAACTAAAGACATTGAACGGCCGATCCAGAAGATGTTCGATCATCGTTAG
- a CDS encoding SPW repeat domain-containing protein, giving the protein MWSRDLEGTLGCWLIMSPLIFYYGQPNYGLWEHNLICGSVVILLAILSYWRPTRAAHWLQPLVGCWLVAFAYLKGFGDATAMAQNHLLVGLLLMMFGVIPNRATAPPKAWQLPHPDNIYPETPLTSND; this is encoded by the coding sequence ATGTGGAGTCGAGATCTTGAAGGTACTCTCGGTTGTTGGTTAATCATGAGTCCGTTGATCTTCTATTACGGACAACCCAACTACGGTCTTTGGGAACACAATCTCATTTGCGGTAGTGTTGTCATTCTGTTGGCCATACTGTCTTACTGGAGACCAACGCGTGCTGCACATTGGCTTCAACCACTCGTTGGATGTTGGTTAGTCGCATTTGCTTATCTCAAAGGATTTGGCGACGCAACGGCAATGGCGCAGAACCATCTTCTCGTCGGATTGCTGCTCATGATGTTCGGAGTCATCCCAAATCGAGCCACTGCGCCTCCAAAAGCTTGGCAGCTACCGCATCCCGACAACATCTATCCCGAAACGCCACTGACGTCCAATGACTAG
- a CDS encoding vitamin K epoxide reductase family protein, which produces MNSQSTTSQEEQNACRDDAIPQPWKYNPSAWSQRIPICVLAMVAFAIATYMGMYQWRLIDDVWDPVFGEQTASVLDSDVSEEMRYWFLVPDAIFGALAYLGDAIFGLAGSQRRWQYRPWLVLIFGIDVIPLGLVSVILVILQGTAVGSWCFLCLVTAVISLILVVLAFDEVWSCLLYLYRVWTQTDDRSIFWKIFFGVRTPEGDKIAAQMITFPETKKA; this is translated from the coding sequence ATGAACAGCCAGTCGACAACGTCGCAGGAGGAACAAAATGCGTGTCGTGACGACGCGATCCCACAACCGTGGAAGTACAACCCATCGGCGTGGAGCCAAAGGATTCCCATCTGCGTTTTGGCGATGGTGGCCTTCGCAATCGCAACATACATGGGCATGTATCAATGGCGATTGATTGACGACGTTTGGGATCCCGTGTTTGGCGAGCAAACGGCGTCGGTTCTCGACTCCGACGTTTCCGAAGAAATGCGTTACTGGTTTCTTGTCCCGGATGCGATTTTCGGAGCCTTGGCCTACCTTGGCGACGCCATTTTCGGATTGGCTGGTTCTCAGCGACGCTGGCAATATCGCCCGTGGCTGGTCTTGATCTTCGGAATTGACGTCATCCCGCTTGGTCTCGTGAGCGTGATCCTCGTCATCTTGCAAGGCACGGCTGTCGGTTCCTGGTGTTTCCTCTGCCTGGTCACCGCAGTCATTTCTCTCATCTTAGTTGTGCTCGCGTTTGACGAAGTTTGGTCATGTCTGCTGTATCTCTATCGTGTGTGGACTCAGACTGATGACCGTTCCATCTTTTGGAAAATCTTCTTCGGCGTTCGTACCCCTGAAGGAGATAAGATCGCCGCTCAGATGATCACCTTCCCAGAAACAAAGAAAGCATGA
- a CDS encoding NAD-dependent epimerase/dehydratase family protein — protein MSQPQDHSNASKPVVVVTGGSGLIGTHVLDELGQQYELVVLDQNPPQTMRDQVDFIETDFTDESSVKAACESVREQHGPRIASVIHLVAYYNFSGEPSPLYDQLTVEGTRKFLRQLKQASLTVDQFVFSSSLLVMKPQEGEIDETSETCAEWAYPQSKLDAEDVIREERGETPVVFLRIAGVYDEECHSLPLSQQITRIYEKQLESWVFPGDTSHGQTLVHLEDLARCIHRVIEKRNELGREEIFLVGEPEVLSYGELQDRIGELIHGKEWTTIRIPKVVAKAGAWVQGHLASDDDSPFIKPWMVDLADANYNVNVDAARTKLDWEPRHELAETLPSMIEFLKRDPDSFYEKNNLGAS, from the coding sequence ATGTCACAACCGCAAGATCACTCGAACGCGAGCAAACCCGTCGTTGTTGTCACCGGGGGGAGTGGCCTGATTGGAACTCATGTCCTCGATGAACTGGGCCAACAGTACGAGTTGGTGGTGCTCGACCAAAATCCGCCGCAGACAATGCGGGATCAAGTGGATTTCATTGAGACCGACTTTACAGATGAGAGTAGCGTGAAGGCGGCTTGCGAGAGCGTTCGCGAGCAGCACGGGCCGCGAATCGCCAGTGTGATCCACTTGGTGGCCTACTACAATTTCTCCGGAGAACCGAGCCCACTTTACGATCAGTTGACCGTCGAGGGAACGCGAAAATTTCTGCGGCAATTGAAGCAAGCGAGCCTGACGGTGGATCAGTTCGTCTTCTCAAGTAGCTTGCTGGTGATGAAGCCGCAAGAAGGTGAGATCGACGAAACTTCCGAAACCTGTGCGGAGTGGGCTTATCCACAATCGAAGCTGGATGCGGAAGATGTCATTCGAGAGGAGCGGGGGGAGACGCCTGTTGTCTTCTTGAGAATCGCCGGGGTTTATGACGAAGAGTGTCATTCGCTGCCGCTCTCGCAACAGATCACGCGGATCTACGAGAAGCAGCTTGAGAGTTGGGTCTTCCCAGGGGATACGAGTCACGGGCAGACGTTGGTGCACTTGGAAGATTTGGCCCGCTGCATTCATCGTGTGATCGAGAAGCGCAACGAATTGGGACGCGAAGAGATTTTCTTGGTCGGTGAACCTGAAGTGCTCAGTTATGGCGAACTCCAAGATCGGATTGGCGAACTGATCCACGGGAAAGAATGGACGACAATTCGGATACCCAAGGTTGTTGCCAAAGCCGGCGCGTGGGTGCAGGGGCATCTGGCCTCTGATGATGACTCACCCTTTATCAAACCGTGGATGGTGGATCTCGCGGACGCCAATTACAACGTCAACGTCGACGCGGCTCGAACGAAACTCGATTGGGAACCGCGACATGAACTAGCAGAGACATTGCCGTCAATGATCGAATTTCTGAAACGAGACCCCGATTCCTTTTACGAGAAGAATAACTTGGGGGCATCCTAG
- a CDS encoding ZIP family metal transporter, which produces MNFSNVIPQWYTDTHPVWQALLAGCFTWGVTAVGASLVFTTRTVNRKFLDAMLGFAAGVMIAASFWSLLAPAIEVSQESTSIPAWLPAVIGFLTGGAFLWVIDQTIPHLHPDLPIEKSEGHKTAWERSVLLVLAITIHNIPEGLAVGVAFGGATAGLTSATIGGAIALAIGIGLQNFPEGIAVAMPLRGDGLTQRQCFFYGQISGIVEPIAAVLGAAAVVYAAPILPYALSFAAGAMIYVVVEELIPQSQHEGNVDWSTLWLMIGFGIMMVLDVALG; this is translated from the coding sequence ATGAATTTTAGTAATGTCATTCCCCAATGGTACACGGACACACACCCCGTTTGGCAAGCATTGCTCGCTGGGTGTTTTACCTGGGGAGTGACCGCAGTCGGCGCATCCCTTGTCTTTACAACTCGGACTGTCAATCGCAAATTTCTTGACGCAATGTTAGGGTTTGCTGCGGGAGTCATGATAGCGGCTAGTTTTTGGTCTCTATTGGCTCCTGCAATTGAAGTATCCCAGGAGTCAACATCAATTCCGGCGTGGCTTCCAGCCGTGATCGGCTTCCTAACTGGAGGGGCTTTCCTCTGGGTGATTGACCAAACAATACCGCATTTACATCCGGATCTCCCAATCGAGAAATCCGAAGGACACAAAACGGCTTGGGAACGGAGCGTTTTGCTAGTCCTAGCGATTACCATTCACAATATCCCCGAAGGACTTGCCGTAGGTGTCGCATTTGGTGGAGCAACTGCAGGACTAACATCAGCAACGATCGGTGGAGCGATCGCATTGGCAATCGGGATCGGTCTCCAAAACTTTCCCGAGGGCATTGCAGTCGCGATGCCCTTGCGGGGCGACGGTTTAACTCAACGGCAGTGCTTCTTCTATGGACAGATCTCTGGCATTGTCGAGCCTATTGCCGCAGTCCTAGGTGCCGCGGCAGTCGTCTACGCCGCACCAATCCTTCCCTATGCACTATCCTTTGCCGCCGGTGCGATGATCTACGTGGTCGTTGAAGAGTTGATCCCACAATCTCAACATGAAGGAAATGTGGATTGGTCGACACTATGGCTAATGATTGGCTTTGGAATCATGATGGTACTGGACGTGGCGCTCGGCTGA